A part of Chloroflexota bacterium genomic DNA contains:
- a CDS encoding glutamate-5-semialdehyde dehydrogenase: MTVDLKSMVREARQAALTLRTLPREAKDRALNLLAAKLMEEQDAIIAANAGDLTQAEAAGLAPAMIDRLRLDPGRLAGIAADLRKVTELADPVGEVFDAQVMPNGLQVHKVRVPIGVLAVIYESRPNVTIDVTGLALKSGNAVILRGGSETLHSNRALVKVIRAALEESGLPEGAVQFIDSSDRGLVMEMLQMGDEIDMLIPRGGAGLHRFCRENSRIPVITGGIGVCHLFVDYSADLPAAVNVVRNAKVQRPSVCNALDTVLVHQAVADKVIPEIVKALSEDGVSFRLDPQAMAAMADYSELQSFVASAGPEDFDTEWLSLVLGIKVVVGLEEALDHIQTHSTGHSDGILTQDETNADRFVQNVDSAAVYVNASTRFTDGSQLGLGAEVAISTQRLHARGPMALEALTTYKWVIRGENHVRPD, encoded by the coding sequence ATGACCGTTGATCTGAAATCCATGGTTCGTGAAGCCCGTCAAGCCGCCCTGACCCTGCGGACCCTGCCGCGGGAGGCGAAAGACCGGGCGTTGAACCTTCTGGCTGCGAAATTAATGGAAGAACAGGACGCGATCATTGCCGCTAATGCGGGGGATTTAACCCAGGCGGAAGCCGCTGGGCTGGCACCGGCGATGATTGACCGTTTGCGATTGGATCCCGGTCGTCTGGCTGGGATTGCAGCGGATTTGCGCAAGGTGACTGAGTTGGCGGACCCGGTGGGTGAAGTTTTTGATGCCCAGGTGATGCCGAATGGCCTGCAGGTGCATAAGGTGCGCGTCCCGATTGGCGTCTTGGCTGTGATCTATGAATCCCGCCCGAACGTGACCATTGACGTGACCGGACTGGCCCTCAAATCCGGCAACGCGGTGATTCTGCGAGGTGGGAGTGAGACCCTGCATTCCAACCGGGCTTTGGTGAAGGTTATCCGGGCCGCACTGGAAGAAAGCGGCCTGCCGGAGGGCGCTGTTCAGTTCATCGACTCGTCTGACCGCGGGCTGGTGATGGAGATGCTGCAAATGGGGGATGAGATTGATATGCTGATCCCGCGGGGCGGCGCTGGGCTGCACCGCTTCTGTCGGGAGAACAGCCGCATCCCGGTTATCACCGGGGGGATTGGCGTTTGTCATCTCTTTGTGGACTACAGTGCAGATTTACCCGCAGCGGTGAACGTGGTTCGCAATGCCAAGGTGCAGCGCCCCAGCGTCTGCAACGCGCTGGATACCGTGCTGGTGCATCAGGCCGTTGCGGACAAGGTAATCCCGGAAATTGTAAAAGCGCTCAGCGAGGATGGCGTGTCCTTCCGCCTTGACCCGCAAGCCATGGCAGCGATGGCGGATTACTCCGAATTGCAGTCGTTTGTGGCGTCGGCCGGGCCGGAAGACTTTGATACTGAGTGGCTGTCACTGGTACTGGGGATCAAAGTGGTGGTGGGGCTGGAAGAAGCCCTGGACCATATCCAAACTCACAGCACTGGCCATTCCGATGGCATTTTGACGCAGGATGAGACCAATGCGGATCGCTTTGTGCAGAACGTGGATTCGGCTGCGGTTTATGTGAACGCCAGCACCCGTTTTACCGATGGCTCGCAGCTGGGCCTGGGCGCGGAGGTGGCGATCTCCACCCAGCGACTGCATGCCCGCGGGCCGATGGCGCTGGAAGCGCTGACCACCTATAAATGGGTGATCCGTGGGGAAAATCACGTCCGCCCGGATTGA
- the proB gene encoding glutamate 5-kinase, with amino-acid sequence MSANRLTQRIVIKIGTSTLTDGGQQLCLARMVDLARQITEIKAAGMQVVLVSSGGIAAGREMMSYPDLPRFLPAKQMLAAVGQPRLMAVYTQLFSLYQQPIAQILLTRDDLADRRRYLNARNTLEALLDYGIIPIINENDTIATEEIRFGDNDNLSALIATVLEADLLLLLTDQDGVFEADPALNPDAELIRQVGEEAITDEVMAAATASHNGLGTGGMTSKLSAADLARHGGARVVIANGATDGIIPRIVLEQEPLGTTFLPLTTHLESRKRFLLAGMAESSGTLWIDSGAVKALHNGGSILPVGVTAVEGEFARGQSLAVVDPKGTKVAVGLCSYSAADLRRIAGQRSDQIEATLGYAYGAEAIHHDNLMLL; translated from the coding sequence ATGAGCGCAAACAGATTAACCCAAAGGATCGTTATCAAAATTGGCACCTCCACCCTGACGGACGGCGGGCAGCAACTTTGCCTGGCGCGGATGGTGGACCTGGCTCGGCAGATCACAGAGATCAAAGCAGCCGGGATGCAGGTGGTGCTGGTCAGCTCTGGTGGGATCGCCGCGGGACGGGAGATGATGTCCTACCCGGACCTGCCGCGCTTCCTTCCAGCCAAACAGATGCTGGCTGCGGTCGGCCAGCCGCGGCTGATGGCGGTCTATACCCAGCTTTTTTCCCTCTACCAGCAGCCGATTGCCCAAATCTTGCTGACCCGGGATGACCTGGCGGACCGGCGCCGCTATCTGAATGCCCGCAACACACTGGAAGCTCTGCTGGATTATGGCATCATTCCGATTATCAACGAAAATGACACCATCGCCACGGAGGAAATCCGCTTTGGCGACAATGACAACCTCTCGGCCCTGATCGCCACCGTTTTGGAGGCGGACCTGCTCTTGCTGTTGACGGATCAGGATGGCGTGTTCGAGGCTGATCCGGCCCTGAACCCCGATGCCGAGCTGATCCGCCAGGTGGGCGAGGAAGCGATTACCGATGAGGTAATGGCCGCCGCAACCGCGAGCCATAACGGACTTGGAACGGGCGGGATGACCAGCAAGCTTAGCGCGGCGGACCTGGCCCGGCATGGTGGTGCGAGGGTCGTGATTGCCAACGGGGCCACAGATGGGATCATCCCCAGGATCGTCCTTGAACAGGAACCGCTGGGAACGACCTTCCTGCCGCTGACGACCCATCTTGAAAGCCGTAAGCGTTTCCTGCTGGCTGGCATGGCGGAAAGCTCCGGCACACTTTGGATCGATTCCGGTGCAGTCAAAGCGCTGCATAATGGCGGCAGCATCCTACCGGTGGGTGTGACGGCTGTGGAGGGTGAGTTCGCCCGGGGGCAAAGCCTGGCCGTTGTCGATCCCAAGGGGACGAAAGTGGCGGTAGGCTTATGCAGCTATAGTGCCGCAGACCTGCGCAGGATCGCGGGGCAGCGTTCCGACCAGATCGAAGCGACTCTGGGATATGCCTACGGTGCCGAGGCGATCCACCACGATAACCTGATGCTGCTCTGA
- a CDS encoding acetyl-CoA C-acyltransferase: protein MPEAVIVDAIRTPIGNLGGALSSIRPDDLAALVIQALVERNHLEPTLIEEVYLGCANQAGEDNRNVARMASLLAGLPVSIPAVTFNRLCASGLTSVNTAARSIRAGDGKAFIAGGVESMSRAPYAMPKPTRPVGNLTAYDTTLGWRFVNPKMESSYGADALGITAENIAEEYNISREAQDEFALASNRRAIAAIDSGKFAEEILPVQIPQRKGEPLTFDTDERPRRDTTLEALARLRPAFKPDGSVTAGNSSGLNDGATAVLVMEEETARELGYRPMARIVSMGAAGVPPRVMGLGPIPATQKALKRAGLSIEDIQLAELNEAFAVQSLAVMQDLGLAHEITNVNGGAVALGHPLGCSGARILTTLLYEMRRRAATVSRPFYGLATLCVGVGQGESTIVEWLG from the coding sequence ATGCCCGAAGCTGTGATTGTTGATGCCATCCGAACCCCCATTGGGAACCTCGGTGGCGCGCTATCTTCCATCCGTCCTGACGATCTGGCAGCCCTGGTGATCCAGGCCCTCGTAGAGCGGAACCACCTTGAACCCACTCTGATCGAAGAAGTCTATCTGGGCTGCGCCAACCAGGCCGGTGAAGATAACCGGAATGTAGCCCGAATGGCCAGCTTACTCGCCGGTCTGCCGGTTTCCATACCCGCGGTCACCTTCAATCGGCTTTGTGCCTCGGGGCTCACCTCAGTGAACACCGCGGCCCGCTCCATCCGCGCGGGGGATGGCAAGGCCTTCATCGCCGGCGGCGTGGAAAGCATGAGCCGCGCACCGTATGCCATGCCCAAGCCCACCCGCCCGGTTGGCAACCTGACCGCCTATGATACCACCCTCGGCTGGCGCTTTGTGAACCCCAAGATGGAATCGTCTTATGGCGCTGATGCCCTCGGGATTACCGCCGAGAATATCGCCGAGGAATACAACATCTCCCGTGAAGCGCAGGACGAATTCGCCCTCGCCAGTAACCGCCGCGCCATCGCCGCGATCGATTCCGGCAAGTTCGCCGAAGAGATCCTGCCCGTCCAAATCCCCCAACGCAAAGGCGAGCCCCTGACCTTCGACACTGATGAACGCCCCCGCCGTGACACCACCCTGGAAGCGCTGGCCCGGCTGCGTCCGGCCTTCAAACCGGATGGCAGCGTGACCGCCGGGAACAGCTCCGGGCTGAATGACGGCGCTACTGCTGTGTTGGTTATGGAAGAGGAAACCGCCCGCGAACTGGGCTATCGCCCGATGGCGCGAATCGTGAGTATGGGTGCAGCTGGGGTTCCACCCCGTGTGATGGGGCTGGGACCAATCCCGGCGACCCAAAAAGCGCTCAAACGGGCCGGACTGAGCATCGAAGATATCCAACTGGCTGAACTCAATGAGGCCTTTGCCGTCCAGTCGCTGGCCGTGATGCAGGACCTCGGCCTGGCGCATGAGATCACCAACGTGAACGGCGGTGCGGTGGCTCTCGGTCACCCATTGGGCTGTTCCGGAGCGAGGATCCTGACCACCCTGCTCTATGAAATGCGCCGACGGGCGGCCACTGTATCCAGGCCATTCTATGGGCTGGCGACCCTCTGTGTGGGAGTGGGCCAGGGCGAGAGTACAATCGTTGAGTGGCTCGGGTAA